In a single window of the Necator americanus strain Aroian chromosome X, whole genome shotgun sequence genome:
- a CDS encoding hypothetical protein (NECATOR_CHRX.G24117.T1) yields MGRIGGPAPDSYKMEREGTNSVGIVRHSAAVTLCACRKRNVAQHRLDAPLYYYGTAEEVNSGSREKRLRRRLRGQLQKDRENEGQQERRSLKRPLNTANRVAVGEATLPIWRHHFKTLLNRQAPSDPELEHVDIPTDAINEEP; encoded by the exons atgggCCGGATTGGTGGaccggcaccagatagctataaaatggaacGCGAAGGGACCAACAGCGTCGGAATCGTGCGTCATAGTGCAGCGGTAACActgtgtgcatgtcgcaaaag GAATGTGGCTCAACATCGCCTAGATGCCCCTTTGTACTACTACGGAACTGCAGAGGaagtaaactctggatc CCGTgaaaagcgtctgagaaggaggTTGCGTGGCCAGCTGCAAAAAGACCGGGAAAATGAAGGACagcaagagcgaaggagtttgaaaagac CCCTCAACACCGCCAATAgagtggctgtcggtgaagcaacccttccaatttggaggcatcacttcaagaccttgctgaacagACAAGCGCCGTCAGaccctgaactcgagcacgttgaTATACCGACAGATGCGATTAACGAGGAACCAtag
- a CDS encoding hypothetical protein (NECATOR_CHRX.G24118.T2) yields the protein MYKVLERIILDRITENREEATRDGQPSSRPGRSPIDHVFIVSDQNLAAFEHQVDVQHRLGVTGNWSKTSGSGRTFLFNFAIDDVATCEEQYHFPADIILVASGRPLIDLEYAVHLRPDKCVQMRVSSGPRTGIKVDGQLIELFDAFSYLGCTLNNGGYEKDVGRRRVVKATLAVAGLLSLGKSLFATLAYSLPQYSAHRALPSQTSDGIATGKRRSNLWLLRTSLILDQGDTRSTRHGDCLRLCTYNARTVSTDADLHALLGAAERIKFHVIALQETKCRRSDVRHMNDGTLVIRREKVQSRNVGGVGFVVHPYVVHLVDSHEILSPRLAILRLRPLRQKPIRIINCYSPTSAPDESELDAFYEELEEVICNEKSFYKFVVEDFNAKTRKSHRRGIQDRKIWTRGPE from the exons atgtacaaggttttggagcggattatcctggaccgaatTACTGAAAATCGCGAAGAAGCAACGCGCGACGGGCAACCCAGCtctcgtcctggccgatctccAATTGACCACGTTTTCATCGTTAGTGACcaaaatctggcagcg TTCGAGCACCAGGTGGATGTGCAACATCGTTTGGGGGTAactggtaactggagtaagacaagtggcagtggcaggacttttctgttcaatttcgccatcgacgacgtTGCGACATGCGAAGAGCAGTATCACTTTCCTGCCGATATTATCCTAGTAGCATCAGGACGCCCCTTGATcgacctcgagtacgctgtACATCTGCGCCCCGACAAATGCGTGCAGATGCGGGTTTCTTCAGGACCTCGGACGGGAATCAAGGTGGACGGACAACTGATCGAACTCTTCGATGCGTTCTCTTACCTTGGCTGTACGCTGAACAATGGCGGCTACGAgaaagat gttgggcgacgacgtgtggtgaaagctacgctcgccgtggcagggttgcttagtttgggaaaaagtctttttgccactctagcatattcactgccccAGTACTCTGCACAccgggccctgccgtctcagacgtcggacggcaTCGCGACCGGtaagaggcgatcaaatctctggttgctcaggacgtcactgattctggaccaaggcgacacacgctcgactcgccatggagactgtctcagactgtgtacttacaacgcgagaacagtttccacagacgctgatctgcatgcccttctcggagctgcagagcgtatcaaattccacgtgattgctctgcaggagaccaagtgcagaaggagcgacgtacgacatatgaatgacggtacactcgtcattcgtagAGAGAAGGTTcagtcgcgaaatgtaggcggggttggttttgttgtgcatccatatgtcgtccatcttgtcgattctcacgagatcctgtcacctcgtctggccattcttcgcctccgtcctctgcgccaaaaacccatccgtatcatcaactgctactcccCAACATCAGCacctgatgaatccgaattggacgcgttttacgaggagctggaggaagtaatctGCAACGAGAaatccttctacaaattcgttgtcgaagacttcaacgcaaaaactaggaaaagccACAggagaggaatacaggatcggaagatttggactaggggaccggaatga
- a CDS encoding hypothetical protein (NECATOR_CHRX.G24118.T1), with amino-acid sequence MYKVLERIILDRITENREEATRDGQPSSRPGRSPIDHVFIVGRRRVVKATLAVAGLLSLGKSLFATLAYSLPQYSAHRALPSQTSDGIATGKRRSNLWLLRTSLILDQGDTRSTRHGDCLRLCTYNARTVSTDADLHALLGAAERIKFHVIALQETKCRRSDVRHMNDGTLVIRREKVQSRNVGGVGFVVHPYVVHLVDSHEILSPRLAILRLRPLRQKPIRIINCYSPTSAPDESELDAFYEELEEVICNEKSFYKFVVEDFNAKTRKSHRRGIQDRKIWTRGPE; translated from the exons atgtacaaggttttggagcggattatcctggaccgaatTACTGAAAATCGCGAAGAAGCAACGCGCGACGGGCAACCCAGCtctcgtcctggccgatctccAATTGACCACGTTTTCATC gttgggcgacgacgtgtggtgaaagctacgctcgccgtggcagggttgcttagtttgggaaaaagtctttttgccactctagcatattcactgccccAGTACTCTGCACAccgggccctgccgtctcagacgtcggacggcaTCGCGACCGGtaagaggcgatcaaatctctggttgctcaggacgtcactgattctggaccaaggcgacacacgctcgactcgccatggagactgtctcagactgtgtacttacaacgcgagaacagtttccacagacgctgatctgcatgcccttctcggagctgcagagcgtatcaaattccacgtgattgctctgcaggagaccaagtgcagaaggagcgacgtacgacatatgaatgacggtacactcgtcattcgtagAGAGAAGGTTcagtcgcgaaatgtaggcggggttggttttgttgtgcatccatatgtcgtccatcttgtcgattctcacgagatcctgtcacctcgtctggccattcttcgcctccgtcctctgcgccaaaaacccatccgtatcatcaactgctactcccCAACATCAGCacctgatgaatccgaattggacgcgttttacgaggagctggaggaagtaatctGCAACGAGAaatccttctacaaattcgttgtcgaagacttcaacgcaaaaactaggaaaagccACAggagaggaatacaggatcggaagatttggactaggggaccggaatga
- a CDS encoding hypothetical protein (NECATOR_CHRX.G24119.T1): MKKDHRRWTWESSNGATCAENDHMLTNRRWCLLDVSVVPSFCSGSDHHLLRAKIRLSHTMEKNICYQQRRSKEVVCDDCMLKDSLFQGDLHIEEDPNVDFEMLLRRLRACASKPRMTNLDRISKNTKELLERRRALKPDPNASHIARLVANTSYRKAL, translated from the coding sequence atgaagaaagatcatcgtcggtggacatgggaatcgtcCAACGGCGCGACTTGTGCAGAGAACGACCACAtgctcaccaaccggaggtggtgtctacttgatgtctcagtagtaccatctttttgtagtggttctgatcaccatctccttcgtgcgaaaatacgacttagccacacgatggaaaagaacatctgctatcaaCAACGAAGGAGTAAAGAAGTCGTCTGCGACGACTGTATGCTCAAGGACTCCTTGTTTCAAGGTGACttgcacatcgaggaggacccaaacgttgACTTCGAGATGCTGCTTAGAAGATTACGAGCCTGCGCCTCGAAACCGCGCATGACAAACTtagatcgaatttcgaagaacactaaggaattgttggaaagaagaagggctttgaagcctgatccgaatgcatcgcatattgcgcggttagtagcaaacactagctacAGAAAAGCGTTgtag
- a CDS encoding hypothetical protein (NECATOR_CHRX.G24119.T2) encodes MEKNICYQQRRSKEVVCDDCMLKDSLFQGDLHIEEDPNVDFEMLLRRLRACASKPRMTNLDRISKNTKELLERRRALKPDPNASHIARDLRECNVPLAALLSEHGTRMSSCGEMEIITKRFYSNLFRSLTPVSSPIIPIGKAPPLLPSEVRVAIKSMKPGTTPGPDFISAEFLRAGGHPLHLTSARDILPPERKDPRPLEDLAIRSYS; translated from the exons atggaaaagaacatctgctatcaaCAACGAAGGAGTAAAGAAGTCGTCTGCGACGACTGTATGCTCAAGGACTCCTTGTTTCAAGGTGACttgcacatcgaggaggacccaaacgttgACTTCGAGATGCTGCTTAGAAGATTACGAGCCTGCGCCTCGAAACCGCGCATGACAAACTtagatcgaatttcgaagaacactaaggaattgttggaaagaagaagggctttgaagcctgatccgaatgcatcgcatattgcgcg AGATCTCCGCGAATGTAAtgttccgctagcagccttgcttaGCGAACACGGGACTCGCATGTCTTCTTGtggtgagatggaaatcattacgaagaggttctactcgaaccttttccgttcattaACTCCTGTGTcgagcccgatcatccccattGGTAAAGCTCCACCACTTcttccttcggaagtacgagtcgctatcaagagcatgaaacctggcacaacccccggacctgatttcaTATCAGCAGaatttcttcgggctggtggtcATCCTCTCCATCTTACCAGCGCACGTGACATCCTACctccagaaagaaaggatcccagaccattGGAAGACCTTGCGATTCGTTCTTATTCATAa
- a CDS encoding hypothetical protein (NECATOR_CHRX.G24120.T1) yields MEIITKRFYSNLFRSLTPVSSPIIPIGKAPPLLPSEVRVAIKSMKPGTTPGPDFISAEFLRAGGHPLHLTSARDILPPERKDPRPLEDLAIRSYS; encoded by the coding sequence atggaaatcattacgaagaggttctactcgaaccttttccgttcattaACTCCTGTGTcgagcccgatcatccccattGGTAAAGCTCCACCACTTcttccttcggaagtacgagtcgctatcaagagcatgaaacctggcacaacccccggacctgatttcaTATCAGCAGaatttcttcgggctggtggtcATCCTCTCCATCTTACCAGCGCACGTGACATCCTACctccagaaagaaaggatcccagaccattGGAAGACCTTGCGATTCGTTCTTATTCATAa
- a CDS encoding hypothetical protein (NECATOR_CHRX.G24121.T1), translating into MSRTLDEAQPQEQAGFRQGFSCLDHIQTASRVIGVCREYRLPLVLTFVDYEKALDSVETNAILSALVDQGVDASYVKTLANCYDRCTTRIQLFHRSLTIPIGKGVRQVDTVLPKLFTAALQWIMKSLPWGERGVPVDGRFLSNLRLADDIVLFLSSTNEAEMMLNELNEAGKRIRLRINRKKTQLMNNAYCEDGGIQLEGSGLGGGD; encoded by the coding sequence atgtctaggacgctggatgaagctcagcctcaagaacaagctggattccgccaagggttcagctgcttggaccacatccagaccgctTCGAGGGTCATAggggtttgccgggaataccgcctgccccttgttctaaccttcgtcgactatgagaaagccttggacagcgtagaaacgaatgcaatactgtcagcactggtcgatcaaggtgtggacgcgtcgtatgtgaagacattagccaattgctacgatcgatgcacgactaggatacagcttttccaccgctctctcaccatacccattggaaagggtgTACGACAAGTCGATACTGTAttgccgaagctgttcacggctgcattgcaatggataatgaaatcactaccCTGGGGAGAAAGGGGCGTACCTGTTGATGGAAggtttctctcgaaccttcgtttagctgacgacatcgttctctttttgagcagtaccaatgaagcagaaatgatgctcaacgaattgaacgaagcagggaagagaataagactgcgaataaacagaaagaagacacagctCATGAacaacgcctactgcgaggacggaggaatacaacttgaaggctcagGATTAGGAGGAGGCGATTAA
- a CDS encoding hypothetical protein (NECATOR_CHRX.G24122.T1) — MRAAWAAFAAVRKATDQVMDQDLRAHLFDSTVLPALCYAAETWADTAATSKKLFTVHRALERCLLKFNWRAQHLAGLRSFTLKGKSRLRDPAEYVSKAKHRWAGHIVRRIDDRWTKRTLEWIQKDAKRPRGRPPTRWGDVFATRMDQLRGLLDAAQGLR, encoded by the coding sequence atgagagcggcatgggcagcattcgcagccgtcaggaaAGCTACAGACCAAGTGATGGATCAGGATCTTCGCGCCCATCTGTTCGattcgacagttcttccagcgctttGTTATGCAGCGGAGACATGGGCAGACACTGCTGCCACATCTAAGAAGCTATTTACTgtccacagagcccttgagagatgtcttctgaagtttaactgGCGcgcacaacacctagccggtcttcgcagcttcACGTTAAAAGGAAaatcccgtcttcgcgacccagcggaatacgtatcgaaagcaaaacacagatgggccggtcacatcgtgagaagaatcgacgatagatggactaaaagaacgctagagtggatccaaaaagatgctaaacgcccccgaggaagaccgccaacgagatggggtgacgtgttcgctacacggatggaccagctgagaggtCTGCTGGATGCGGCTCAAGGACTCCGTTAA
- a CDS encoding hypothetical protein (NECATOR_CHRX.G24123.T1), whose translation MMEEVGRSSTDTEDRHRDIFQRMEMEYATARESLFKMMRNPAEGTQMGLEQAEIKLREFCKMIEDLARDAEESENNERLACHPEVPPFGRPRVQSHLRKTDQAKRKHMLDIPDCVHDERDACTLCLRMQPSSSSTNNQICWSQCPTCED comes from the exons ATGATGGAGGAGGTTGGAAGAAGTTCGACAGATACAGAGGACCGCCACAGAGATATTTTCCAAAGAATGGAAATG GAATATGCCACAGCTCGCGAGtctcttttcaaaatgatgAGAAACCCAGCGGAAGGCACGCAAATGGGTTTGGAGCAGGCGGAAATCAAGCTGAGGGAATTCTGCAAAATGATAGAGGATTTGGCAAGAGATGCTGAAGAGAGCGAGAATAATGAGCGCTTGGCTTGCCATCCAGAGGTACCTCCATTCGGCCGTCCTCGAGTG CAGTCCCACTTACGCAAAACAGATCAGGCTAAGCGAAAACACATGCTGGACATTCCGGACTGTGTGCATGACGAGAGGGACGCGTGTACTCTTTGCCTTCGGATGCAGCCAAGCAGTAGCAGTACGAACAATCAAATTTGTTGGAGTCAATGTCCAACATGTGAAGATTAG
- a CDS encoding hypothetical protein (NECATOR_CHRX.G24123.T2), with translation MMEEVGRSSTDTEDRHRDIFQRMEMEYATARESLFKMMRNPAEGTQMGLEQAEIKLREFCKMIEDLARDAEESENNERLACHPEVPPFGRPRVVTPIRNLHRV, from the exons ATGATGGAGGAGGTTGGAAGAAGTTCGACAGATACAGAGGACCGCCACAGAGATATTTTCCAAAGAATGGAAATG GAATATGCCACAGCTCGCGAGtctcttttcaaaatgatgAGAAACCCAGCGGAAGGCACGCAAATGGGTTTGGAGCAGGCGGAAATCAAGCTGAGGGAATTCTGCAAAATGATAGAGGATTTGGCAAGAGATGCTGAAGAGAGCGAGAATAATGAGCGCTTGGCTTGCCATCCAGAGGTACCTCCATTCGGCCGTCCTCGAGTGGTGACTCCGATAAGAAATTTGCATAGAGTGTGA